In a genomic window of Pseudomonas mohnii:
- the kdpC gene encoding K(+)-transporting ATPase subunit C yields MTQVQTQTKMPFLFVGLLRPVLISAAFFMLLTGLAYPLFTTLVANVLFPFQARGSLVERDGLVIGSAVIGQHFTRAEYFQGRPSMTLGADPLDPSKSVAQPYNAGSSGASNLGPTSQKLIDAVALRVDAYRQQNGLAADAQVPVDAVTSSASGLDPHISVANAQIQVSRVARLRHLPEADLLKLVNAHTEQRTFGLLGEPRVNVLQLNLALDALKPAHQPPLAASE; encoded by the coding sequence ATGACTCAAGTACAAACCCAAACCAAGATGCCGTTTCTGTTTGTCGGCCTGTTGCGCCCGGTGCTGATTTCGGCGGCGTTCTTCATGTTGCTGACCGGGCTGGCGTATCCGTTGTTCACCACGCTAGTGGCCAACGTGCTGTTCCCGTTTCAGGCTCGGGGCAGTCTGGTTGAACGGGACGGGTTAGTGATCGGTTCGGCGGTGATTGGCCAGCACTTCACTCGTGCGGAGTATTTCCAGGGGCGCCCGAGCATGACCCTCGGCGCCGACCCGCTGGACCCGAGCAAGAGCGTGGCCCAGCCGTACAACGCCGGTTCCAGTGGCGCCAGCAACCTTGGCCCGACCAGCCAGAAGTTGATCGACGCCGTAGCCCTGCGCGTCGATGCCTACCGCCAGCAGAACGGTCTGGCAGCCGATGCGCAGGTGCCGGTGGATGCGGTCACTTCGTCGGCTTCAGGCCTGGACCCACACATTTCGGTGGCCAACGCACAGATCCAGGTATCGCGCGTCGCACGCCTGCGTCACCTGCCGGAAGCCGATCTGTTGAAGTTGGTGAACGCTCACACCGAGCAACGCACCTTTGGCTTGCTCGGCGAGCCCCGGGTCAATGTGCTGCAACTCAACCTTGCGCTGGATGCTTTGAAACCTGCGCATCAGCCACCCCTTGCGGCCAGTGAGTAA
- a CDS encoding sensor histidine kinase, with the protein MLVTDTFTAARDGRPDPDALLEKLQQDEQAALRGKLRIYFGSNAGVGKTCAMLIAAQREVTQGRDLVAGVVETHGRRETAELLTGLELLPRYNVMHRECALSEFDLDAALARRPAVLLVDELAHSNVPGSRHPKRWQDVEELLRAGIDVWTTLNVQHLESLNDIVSGIIGIRVRETVPDHLFDDAHEVVVIDLPPDDLLRRLKEGKVYLPPQAERASRHFFRKGNLLALRELALRRTADRVDAQMRDYRRERSINTLWPARERLLVGVAGYPSDERLVREAARLAQKLEADWIVVHVPSAQRREAGANRYAAAMKTLALAAEFGADTATPSGMDVAETLVAFAREHNANRLVLGHYPRKVWQFWHQSISDRISRRHPEIDQIVIAHGPLPVAGAVALNTDAALPPSRAPAYLWASLACFIATAVAALLLQVFDLANVVMLFLLTVVLVALRYGRGPGVWAAMLAVLCFDFFFVQPRWSFTVNDTQYFFTFALMLGIALITGQLTARLRHEAHTAAGRERRATSLARLARDLSAALTVEQITEVALRTFSGVFEARVGLALPDAMDGIHASGAGAFPLDESIAQWVYDHGQPAGQGTDTLAAAQGHYLPLRAPMRVRGVLVLELAEPERLKEPEEQRLLEACMSQLAIALERVHFVEVAQSTLVQMEGERMRNTLLAAISHDLRTPLTTIIGAADAAVHHAPSGPLAQLLGGIHDQASSMQRLIENLLDMARMQERGVRLNRQWHSLEEIVGSALRQLREPLARHVVRTALSPQLPLVEVDALMIERVLVNLLDNAAKYTPAGTLVQVTARQVQDSIVLEVADAGPGCPQGSTPQSLFEPFTRGQRESAVAGIGLGLALAKRIVQAHGATIEAQPRATSGIRFVITLPAGQPPSMESL; encoded by the coding sequence ATGCTCGTAACTGATACGTTCACCGCTGCACGGGACGGCCGCCCTGATCCCGATGCGCTGCTGGAGAAGCTGCAACAAGACGAACAGGCCGCCCTGCGCGGGAAATTGCGCATCTATTTCGGCTCCAATGCCGGGGTGGGTAAAACCTGCGCCATGCTCATTGCCGCCCAGCGCGAAGTGACCCAGGGCCGTGACCTGGTGGCTGGCGTGGTCGAAACCCATGGCCGCCGGGAAACCGCTGAACTGCTCACGGGGCTGGAACTGCTGCCGCGCTACAACGTGATGCATCGCGAGTGTGCCCTCAGCGAATTCGATCTGGATGCCGCGCTGGCGCGACGGCCGGCGGTGCTGCTGGTGGATGAACTGGCCCACAGCAACGTTCCCGGTTCGCGTCATCCCAAACGCTGGCAGGATGTCGAAGAGCTGCTGCGCGCAGGCATCGACGTCTGGACCACCCTCAATGTCCAGCACCTGGAAAGCCTCAACGATATCGTCAGCGGGATCATCGGTATCCGGGTGCGCGAGACCGTGCCCGATCATCTGTTCGACGATGCCCACGAAGTGGTGGTGATCGACTTGCCACCCGATGACCTGTTACGTCGTCTCAAGGAAGGCAAGGTCTACCTGCCACCCCAGGCCGAGCGAGCGTCCCGGCATTTCTTTCGCAAAGGCAACTTGCTGGCCTTGCGAGAGCTGGCGTTGCGGCGCACTGCCGATCGCGTCGATGCACAGATGCGCGATTATCGCCGCGAGCGGTCCATCAACACCCTTTGGCCCGCGCGCGAACGTTTACTGGTGGGCGTGGCCGGGTACCCTTCGGATGAACGTCTGGTGCGGGAAGCGGCGCGCCTGGCACAAAAGCTTGAGGCGGACTGGATCGTCGTCCATGTGCCTTCGGCTCAGCGCCGTGAAGCGGGGGCGAACCGCTATGCCGCTGCGATGAAAACCCTGGCGCTGGCCGCGGAATTCGGGGCTGACACGGCCACGCCGTCAGGCATGGACGTGGCCGAGACCCTGGTGGCGTTTGCTCGTGAACATAACGCCAACCGCCTGGTGCTCGGGCATTACCCGCGCAAGGTCTGGCAGTTCTGGCATCAGTCGATCAGTGACCGTATCAGCCGTCGTCATCCCGAGATCGATCAGATCGTCATCGCCCATGGCCCGCTGCCCGTCGCGGGGGCGGTGGCGCTGAACACGGATGCCGCGCTGCCGCCAAGCAGGGCTCCGGCATACCTGTGGGCCAGTCTTGCCTGTTTTATCGCCACGGCGGTGGCTGCCTTGCTGTTGCAGGTGTTTGATCTGGCCAACGTGGTCATGCTGTTTTTGCTCACGGTGGTCTTGGTCGCCCTGCGCTATGGGCGCGGTCCGGGTGTTTGGGCGGCGATGCTGGCGGTGCTGTGTTTTGATTTCTTCTTCGTCCAGCCACGCTGGTCGTTTACGGTCAACGATACCCAATATTTCTTTACCTTCGCCCTGATGCTGGGGATTGCTTTGATCACCGGTCAGTTGACGGCACGCTTGCGTCACGAGGCTCATACCGCCGCCGGCCGCGAGCGCCGGGCGACGTCGTTGGCGAGGCTGGCGCGCGACCTCTCGGCGGCGCTGACGGTGGAGCAAATCACAGAGGTGGCACTGCGTACCTTCAGCGGCGTGTTTGAAGCACGGGTCGGGCTGGCACTGCCGGACGCCATGGACGGTATCCATGCCAGTGGCGCCGGTGCATTCCCGCTCGATGAAAGCATCGCCCAATGGGTTTACGACCACGGCCAACCCGCTGGCCAGGGCACCGATACGCTGGCAGCCGCTCAAGGCCACTATTTGCCGTTGAGGGCACCCATGCGCGTACGCGGTGTATTGGTGCTTGAGCTGGCTGAACCCGAGCGGTTGAAGGAGCCTGAAGAACAACGTTTGCTTGAGGCATGCATGAGCCAACTGGCTATCGCGCTGGAACGGGTGCATTTCGTCGAAGTGGCGCAGAGCACTCTGGTGCAGATGGAGGGTGAGCGCATGCGCAATACGCTGCTGGCTGCGATCTCTCATGACCTGCGCACACCACTGACCACCATTATTGGCGCGGCAGATGCGGCGGTGCACCATGCACCGTCAGGACCGCTGGCGCAGTTGTTGGGCGGTATCCACGATCAGGCCAGTTCCATGCAGCGGTTGATCGAAAACCTGTTGGACATGGCCCGGATGCAGGAGCGCGGCGTGCGCCTGAACCGGCAATGGCACTCATTGGAGGAGATCGTTGGCAGCGCTTTACGCCAACTGCGCGAACCGTTGGCGCGGCACGTAGTGCGTACCGCGCTGTCGCCGCAGTTGCCGTTGGTGGAGGTCGATGCACTGATGATCGAACGAGTGCTGGTCAACCTGCTGGACAACGCCGCGAAGTACACGCCGGCCGGAACACTGGTGCAGGTTACCGCCCGGCAAGTGCAGGACAGTATCGTGCTGGAGGTGGCCGATGCCGGTCCCGGTTGCCCCCAGGGCAGCACGCCTCAGAGTTTGTTCGAACCCTTCACCCGGGGGCAGCGGGAGTCGGCCGTTGCCGGCATCGGCCTTGGGCTGGCATTGGCAAAACGGATTGTCCAGGCTCATGGCGCAACGATTGAGGCCCAACCCCGGGCCACTTCGGGGATCCGCTTTGTGATCACTCTACCGGCGGGTCAACCGCCTTCCATGGAATCGCTATGA
- a CDS encoding RNA polymerase sigma factor, producing the protein MTLPVKERVEQVYREESRRILATLIRLLGDFDLAEEALHEAFFIAVERWQRDGVPDNPRAWLVSTGRFKAIDVLRRRARFAASRPLLIAQLEALEQADWSDEDVEDDRLRLIFTCCHPALAADAQVPLTLREVCDLTTEEIARAFLSAPATIAQRIVRAKAKIRDAKIPYQVPTLAELPERLDSVLRVIYLVFNEGYSASIGALVTREELTREAIRLGRLLMELLREPEVMGLLALMLLHESRRPARTSSSGELILLDEQDRTLWDRQMIAEGCALVERALGTRRFGPYCLQAAIAAVHAEAPSVEQTDWAQIVGLYDVLLRAVPSPVIELNRAAALSKRDGPLAGLALVEAILDRGELQDYHLAHSARAEFCRQLGRVEQARQAYERALELTRQEPERRFIEGRLRALR; encoded by the coding sequence ATGACGTTGCCGGTCAAGGAGCGCGTCGAGCAGGTCTATCGTGAAGAGTCGCGACGGATTCTGGCGACACTGATCCGCTTGCTCGGCGATTTCGACCTCGCCGAAGAGGCCCTGCATGAGGCGTTTTTCATTGCAGTCGAGCGCTGGCAGCGGGACGGTGTGCCGGACAATCCGCGGGCGTGGCTGGTGTCCACCGGACGCTTCAAAGCCATTGATGTGTTGCGCCGGCGCGCCCGCTTCGCCGCGTCTCGTCCGCTGTTGATTGCTCAACTGGAAGCACTGGAGCAGGCCGACTGGAGTGACGAGGACGTGGAAGACGACCGCCTGCGGCTGATTTTTACCTGCTGTCACCCGGCATTGGCGGCGGACGCACAGGTGCCGCTGACCCTGCGGGAAGTCTGCGACCTGACCACGGAAGAAATCGCCCGGGCCTTCCTCTCGGCGCCGGCCACCATCGCCCAACGCATCGTGCGCGCCAAGGCGAAAATCCGTGACGCGAAAATCCCTTATCAGGTGCCAACCCTGGCGGAACTGCCCGAACGCCTCGACAGCGTGTTACGGGTGATTTACCTGGTGTTCAACGAAGGTTATTCGGCGTCCATCGGCGCGCTGGTGACCCGCGAAGAGTTGACCCGTGAAGCCATTCGACTCGGTCGTTTGCTCATGGAGCTGTTGCGGGAGCCCGAGGTGATGGGGTTGCTGGCGCTGATGCTGTTGCACGAATCGCGGCGTCCGGCGCGCACGTCTTCGAGTGGCGAACTGATCCTGCTGGATGAGCAGGACCGAACGTTGTGGGACCGCCAGATGATCGCCGAAGGCTGTGCGTTGGTGGAGCGGGCGCTGGGCACGCGGCGATTCGGCCCCTATTGCCTGCAAGCCGCGATTGCGGCGGTGCATGCCGAAGCACCGTCGGTGGAGCAAACCGATTGGGCGCAGATTGTCGGGCTGTATGACGTGTTGCTGCGCGCCGTACCTTCACCGGTGATCGAGTTGAACCGCGCCGCGGCGCTGTCGAAGCGGGATGGGCCGCTGGCGGGACTGGCGCTGGTCGAGGCGATTCTGGATCGCGGTGAGCTGCAGGATTACCACTTGGCCCATTCGGCGCGGGCGGAGTTTTGTCGGCAGTTGGGGCGGGTGGAGCAGGCGCGGCAGGCGTATGAGCGGGCACTGGAGTTGACCCGGCAGGAGCCGGAGCGGCGGTTTATCGAGGGGCGGCTCAGGGCATTGAGGTGA
- a CDS encoding GNAT family N-acetyltransferase: MNSTNPVIRNVLPADLDCCYAIETVAYEGDEAATREKIATRIATWPEGFIVAEVDGVVAGFINSGAAFEVEMSDEAFKELIGHDPAGPHVVIMSVVVHPDYQGQGLAKRLMGEFIERMRALGKASINLMCKERHIPLYAGFGFAYVKPSASDHGGMAWHEMVLSL; encoded by the coding sequence ATGAACTCGACAAACCCTGTCATCCGAAACGTCCTGCCCGCCGACCTGGACTGTTGCTACGCCATCGAAACCGTAGCCTACGAGGGCGACGAAGCCGCGACCCGCGAAAAAATCGCCACCCGCATCGCCACCTGGCCCGAAGGTTTCATCGTTGCCGAAGTGGACGGCGTGGTCGCCGGTTTCATCAATTCCGGTGCGGCATTTGAAGTGGAAATGTCGGACGAAGCGTTCAAGGAGCTGATCGGCCACGACCCGGCCGGGCCCCATGTGGTGATCATGTCGGTGGTGGTGCATCCGGATTATCAGGGGCAGGGGCTGGCCAAGCGTTTGATGGGCGAGTTCATCGAGCGCATGCGCGCACTGGGCAAGGCCAGCATCAACCTGATGTGCAAGGAGCGGCATATCCCGCTGTACGCCGGGTTCGGCTTTGCCTACGTCAAGCCATCGGCGTCGGACCATGGCGGCATGGCGTGGCATGAGATGGTGCTCAGTCTCTAA
- a CDS encoding GNAT family N-acetyltransferase, which produces MTARLVPYESLNALQRQQVEAIEVHPEQIRFSGDIHGALHTLLSKPGPGVKGFALLADAIPVAFLLLKRPPVLPAWADEHSATLHALQVDQRAQGKGYGKACLQDLPEVARQAWPEIRGLELSVDADNAAAIALYAKYGFVDSGEAYKGRIGYERRMGLMF; this is translated from the coding sequence GTGACAGCCCGACTCGTGCCTTACGAAAGCCTGAATGCGTTGCAACGCCAGCAGGTCGAGGCCATCGAAGTACACCCGGAACAAATCAGGTTTTCCGGTGACATCCACGGTGCATTGCACACCCTGCTATCCAAACCCGGCCCCGGCGTCAAAGGATTTGCCCTGTTGGCCGACGCGATTCCCGTCGCCTTCCTGTTGCTCAAACGCCCACCGGTATTACCCGCCTGGGCCGATGAACACAGCGCCACCCTGCATGCCTTGCAAGTCGATCAGCGCGCCCAGGGCAAGGGGTATGGCAAGGCTTGCCTGCAAGACTTGCCTGAAGTGGCCCGCCAGGCCTGGCCGGAAATTCGCGGGCTGGAGTTGTCGGTGGATGCGGACAACGCCGCGGCCATTGCCCTGTATGCCAAATATGGTTTTGTCGACAGCGGCGAGGCGTACAAGGGGCGGATTGGCTATGAGCGGCGGATGGGATTGATGTTCTGA
- a CDS encoding response regulator codes for MTSARILIVEDEANIRRFVGIALQDEGFQVFEADNIKRALIHAASRQPDLVIVDLGLPDGDGKQLISELRGWMTVPILVLSARDREEEKVAALDAGADDYLVKPFGVPELLARIRAQLRRHVQSGTAAVTSKVTFGMIEVDLATHEVRREGQSVHLTPIEYRLLCALVRGQGRVMTHRQLLLEVWGLDYIDRAHYLRVHMAHLRQKLEADAAQPQHFITELQVGYRLVGL; via the coding sequence ATGACCAGTGCACGGATCCTTATTGTCGAGGATGAGGCCAACATACGTCGTTTCGTCGGTATCGCGCTGCAGGACGAAGGTTTTCAGGTGTTTGAGGCCGATAACATCAAACGCGCCCTGATCCACGCCGCCAGCCGTCAACCGGACCTGGTCATTGTCGATCTGGGCTTGCCCGACGGCGACGGCAAACAATTGATCAGCGAGCTGCGAGGCTGGATGACAGTGCCGATTCTGGTGCTGTCGGCCCGTGACCGTGAAGAGGAAAAAGTGGCGGCACTGGATGCGGGCGCCGATGACTATCTGGTCAAGCCTTTCGGCGTGCCTGAGTTGCTTGCACGAATCCGCGCGCAATTGCGCCGACATGTGCAGAGCGGGACCGCCGCCGTCACCAGCAAGGTGACGTTTGGCATGATCGAAGTGGACCTGGCCACGCACGAGGTCCGGCGCGAGGGCCAATCAGTCCATCTGACGCCTATCGAGTATCGTCTGCTGTGCGCGTTGGTGCGCGGGCAAGGCCGGGTCATGACTCATCGCCAGCTCTTGCTCGAGGTGTGGGGCCTGGATTACATCGATCGTGCTCACTACCTACGGGTGCACATGGCGCACTTGCGGCAAAAGCTGGAGGCCGACGCGGCGCAGCCGCAGCATTTCATCACCGAATTGCAGGTGGGTTATCGCTTGGTGGGGCTGTAA
- a CDS encoding SDR family oxidoreductase: protein MGKPLIIITGASSGIGEAAARLLSAAGHPLLLLARRVERLQALDLPDTLSRRVDITDRPTLLAAVAEAEAQFGPADALINNAGVMLLGEMSKQDPAQWDQMLDVNVKGLLNGVHAVVAGMIERKHGTIINVSSVAGRKTFPNHVAYVGTKFAVHGLSENLREELSPHNVRVITIAPGAVETELLGHTTDEAIKTGYQAWKQDMGGTVLSAEDVASAIAFAYQQPQNVCIREIVMAATRQQS from the coding sequence ATGGGTAAGCCATTGATCATCATCACCGGGGCCAGTTCAGGCATTGGCGAAGCCGCCGCTCGCTTGCTGAGCGCAGCCGGCCATCCGCTCTTACTGCTGGCCCGGCGGGTCGAACGCCTGCAAGCGCTCGATTTGCCGGACACCCTCAGCCGTCGCGTCGACATCACCGACCGCCCGACCCTGCTCGCCGCCGTGGCCGAAGCCGAAGCACAGTTCGGCCCGGCCGATGCGCTGATCAACAACGCCGGGGTAATGCTGCTGGGCGAGATGAGCAAACAGGACCCGGCACAGTGGGACCAGATGCTCGACGTCAATGTGAAAGGCCTGCTCAATGGCGTGCACGCGGTGGTGGCCGGGATGATCGAGCGCAAACACGGCACGATCATCAACGTCAGCTCGGTGGCCGGACGCAAGACATTCCCCAACCACGTGGCCTACGTCGGGACCAAATTCGCGGTACATGGCCTGTCGGAAAACCTGCGGGAAGAACTGTCACCGCATAACGTGCGAGTCATCACCATCGCACCGGGCGCGGTAGAAACCGAACTGCTCGGCCACACCACCGATGAAGCGATCAAGACCGGTTACCAAGCCTGGAAACAGGACATGGGCGGTACCGTATTGAGCGCCGAAGATGTCGCATCAGCCATCGCGTTTGCGTACCAGCAACCGCAGAACGTGTGCATTCGCGAGATCGTGATGGCGGCGACACGGCAGCAAAGTTGA
- a CDS encoding YybH family protein, whose amino-acid sequence MNATHEIQTLIDTYRQAVIAKDVEKIMALYAEDIVSYDAVKALQFRGKAAYRAHWLECMEMCQGPHTFDFDHTNIVADEHIAFAHWLAHCGGTNDKGETQACWMRVTACYRREAGQWRIVHEHWSAPFDMMSGTALFNLEP is encoded by the coding sequence ATGAATGCCACACACGAAATCCAGACCCTGATCGACACCTACCGTCAGGCGGTCATCGCCAAGGATGTCGAGAAAATCATGGCCCTGTATGCCGAGGACATCGTCTCTTACGACGCGGTCAAGGCGCTGCAGTTTCGCGGTAAGGCCGCCTACCGTGCGCACTGGCTGGAATGCATGGAGATGTGCCAGGGCCCGCACACCTTTGATTTCGACCACACCAACATCGTGGCCGATGAGCACATCGCCTTTGCCCATTGGCTGGCCCACTGTGGCGGCACCAATGACAAGGGTGAAACCCAGGCGTGCTGGATGCGCGTGACGGCCTGCTATCGGCGTGAGGCCGGTCAATGGCGCATCGTCCATGAACACTGGTCGGCCCCCTTCGACATGATGAGTGGCACGGCCCTGTTTAACCTGGAGCCCTGA
- the kdpB gene encoding potassium-transporting ATPase subunit KdpB — protein MSKQARLPLFDRGLLLTACLDAFRKLLPQAQWKNPVMFVVYLGSILTTLLWVQSLVGKGEAPSGFILCITLWLWFTVLFANFAEALAEGRSRAQAASLRGMKRQTLAKLMQQPRHGSTWRPVPSSELLKDAVVLIEAGDLVPLDGVVIEGVASVDESAITGESAPVIREAGGDFSSVTGGTKVLSDWLVVRISVNPGESFLDRMITMVESAKRQKTPNEVALTILLVGLTFLFLLVIVTLGPYSLFAVGMSGGDVVSATVLVALLVCLIPTTIGGLLSAIGVAGMSRMMSANVIATSGRAVEAAGDVDVLLLDKTGTITLGNRQASSFLPAPGVKESELADAAQLASLADETPEGRSIVVLAKQKFDLRARDLNALEASFVQFTAQTRMSGVDLAGGRSIRKGAADAIRQHIEALGGSFPSSLQSKVDEVSRRGSTPLVVCDGAQALGVVELKDVVKGGIKERFTELRRMGIKTVMITGDNRLTAAAIAVEAGVDDFLAEARPEDKLQLIRDYQAQGKLVAMTGDGTNDAPALAQADVAVAMNSGTQAAKEAGNMVDLDSNPTKLIEVVEVGKQMLMTRGALTTFSVANDVAKYFAIVPAAFVATYPQLGALNVMNLSSPNSAILSAVIFNALIIVFLIPLALRGVTYRAIGAAALLNRNLLIYGLGGVLVPFAGIKVIDMLLAGLGLV, from the coding sequence ATGAGTAAGCAAGCTCGTTTGCCTTTGTTTGACCGTGGGTTGTTGCTCACGGCGTGCCTGGATGCTTTCAGGAAATTGCTGCCCCAGGCGCAGTGGAAGAACCCGGTGATGTTTGTGGTGTACCTGGGCAGCATCCTCACCACGTTGTTGTGGGTGCAGTCGCTGGTCGGCAAGGGAGAAGCCCCCAGTGGTTTCATTCTCTGCATCACCTTGTGGCTGTGGTTCACCGTGTTGTTTGCCAACTTCGCCGAAGCCCTTGCCGAGGGGCGCAGTCGGGCCCAGGCGGCCAGCCTGCGCGGGATGAAGCGCCAGACCCTGGCCAAGCTGATGCAGCAACCCAGGCACGGTTCCACCTGGAGGCCGGTGCCTTCCAGCGAACTGCTCAAGGACGCCGTGGTGTTGATTGAGGCCGGCGATCTGGTGCCCCTCGATGGGGTGGTGATCGAAGGCGTGGCGTCGGTGGATGAAAGCGCGATTACCGGGGAGTCGGCACCGGTGATACGTGAAGCGGGCGGTGACTTTTCATCGGTCACCGGCGGCACAAAAGTGCTTTCGGACTGGCTGGTGGTGCGTATCAGTGTCAATCCCGGCGAGTCGTTTCTGGATCGCATGATTACCATGGTCGAATCCGCGAAACGCCAGAAGACGCCCAACGAAGTGGCGCTGACCATTCTGCTGGTCGGCCTGACCTTTCTGTTTTTGCTGGTGATCGTGACCCTGGGCCCGTATTCGTTGTTCGCGGTGGGCATGAGCGGTGGCGACGTGGTCAGCGCAACGGTACTGGTGGCGCTGTTGGTCTGCCTGATCCCGACGACCATTGGTGGCCTGCTGTCGGCGATTGGTGTGGCGGGCATGAGCCGGATGATGTCGGCCAACGTCATTGCCACCTCCGGGCGCGCCGTAGAAGCGGCGGGTGATGTTGACGTCCTGCTGCTGGACAAGACCGGCACCATTACCTTGGGGAATCGCCAGGCCAGCAGTTTCCTGCCGGCGCCCGGGGTCAAGGAATCGGAACTGGCGGACGCCGCGCAGTTGGCCTCGCTGGCCGACGAAACGCCGGAAGGACGCAGTATTGTGGTGCTCGCCAAGCAGAAGTTCGATCTGCGGGCGCGGGACCTCAATGCCCTGGAGGCGAGCTTCGTGCAGTTCACCGCGCAAACCCGCATGAGCGGCGTCGATCTGGCCGGTGGCCGGAGCATCCGCAAGGGCGCGGCAGATGCCATTCGCCAGCACATCGAGGCGCTGGGCGGCAGCTTTCCGTCGTCCTTGCAGAGCAAGGTCGATGAAGTCTCGCGCCGGGGCAGTACACCGCTGGTCGTGTGCGATGGAGCACAGGCATTGGGTGTGGTCGAGCTCAAGGACGTGGTCAAGGGCGGCATCAAGGAGCGCTTTACCGAACTGCGACGCATGGGCATCAAGACGGTCATGATCACTGGCGACAACCGCCTGACGGCGGCAGCGATTGCTGTCGAAGCCGGGGTTGACGATTTTCTTGCCGAGGCCCGGCCGGAAGACAAACTGCAGCTGATTCGCGACTACCAGGCTCAGGGCAAGCTGGTGGCGATGACCGGAGACGGCACCAATGATGCGCCGGCACTGGCCCAGGCGGACGTGGCGGTGGCCATGAACAGTGGCACGCAGGCCGCCAAGGAAGCGGGCAACATGGTCGATCTGGACAGCAACCCGACCAAACTGATCGAGGTGGTTGAGGTCGGCAAACAGATGCTCATGACGCGCGGCGCGTTGACCACCTTCAGCGTGGCCAACGATGTGGCCAAGTATTTTGCTATCGTACCGGCCGCATTCGTCGCCACCTATCCACAACTGGGTGCCCTGAACGTGATGAACCTGAGCAGCCCGAACTCGGCGATTCTCAGTGCGGTGATCTTCAATGCCCTGATCATCGTGTTTCTGATCCCGCTGGCGCTCAGGGGGGTGACGTACCGAGCCATCGGCGCCGCGGCGTTGCTCAATCGCAACCTGCTGATCTATGGACTGGGAGGCGTACTGGTGCCATTCGCGGGGATCAAGGTGATCGACATGCTGTTGGCCGGGCTTGGCCTGGTTTGA
- a CDS encoding YciI family protein translates to MKYLCLVYSDEHLLHSLPESPKDAECMAYAESILGSGRMVAAEALESVQTATTVRMRNGKLSITDGPFAETKEQLAGFYLIDAKDLNEAIQVAGDIPAARVGCVEVRPVRQLNP, encoded by the coding sequence ATGAAGTATTTATGCCTGGTCTACAGCGACGAGCACCTGCTGCATTCGTTGCCGGAAAGCCCGAAGGACGCCGAGTGCATGGCGTACGCCGAGTCGATCCTGGGCAGTGGCCGAATGGTCGCCGCCGAGGCGCTGGAGTCGGTGCAGACCGCCACGACCGTGCGCATGCGCAACGGCAAGCTGTCGATCACTGACGGCCCGTTCGCCGAAACCAAGGAACAATTGGCCGGCTTCTACCTGATCGACGCCAAGGACCTCAATGAAGCCATCCAGGTCGCCGGTGACATTCCGGCGGCCCGGGTCGGCTGTGTCGAAGTGCGCCCCGTTCGTCAGTTGAATCCTTGA